In Aegilops tauschii subsp. strangulata cultivar AL8/78 chromosome 3, Aet v6.0, whole genome shotgun sequence, one genomic interval encodes:
- the LOC109734728 gene encoding probable WRKY transcription factor 65 translates to MDGEWSDGAVSGGEQKASGDGVSADCNSPGSPSPPAVPSTSGRRRSLQKRVVTVPLADLNVPRPKGVGEGNTPTDSWAWRKYGQKPIKGSPFPRAYYRCSSSKGCPARKQVERSQADPDTVLITYSYEHNHSSTVARAQNRQTQSPRKPNKERPLPSPEPAKSDGTHHGTANVAGGLVTASPAPAIEVHDDFRWLYDVVSVTSSTSPSEVEAADDMLLYGPMFFGKAVVEVDTAALLPDEFGGEAIGGGGGEEEDAMFAGLGELPECAIVFRRHARDGLAAMAGGVKVEQPAEGTAMT, encoded by the exons ATGGACGGCGAGTGGAGCGACGGGGCGGTGTCCGGCGGCGAGCAGAAGGCCAGCGGGGACGGCGTCTCGGCGGACTGCAACAGCCCGGGGTCGCCTTCGCCACCGGCGGTGCCGTCGACCAGCGGGAGGAGGCGGTCGTTGCAGAAGCGAGTGGTGACCGTGCCTCTCGCTGACTTGAACGTCCCGCGGCCCAAGGGCGTCGGCGAGGGCAACACGCCGACCGACTCGTGGGCGTGGCGGAAGTACGGGCAGAAGCCCATCAAGGGCTCACCCTTCCCAAG GGCTTACTACAGGTGCAGTAGCTCGAAGGGGTGCCCGGCGAGGAAGCAGGTGGAGAGGAGCCAGGCCGACCCGGACACGGTGCTCATCACCTACTCCTACGAGCACAACCACTCCAGCACGGTGGCGAGGGCGCAGAACCGGCAGACCCAGAGCCCCCGGAAGCCCAACAAGGAGCGGCCGCTCCCGTCGCCTGAGCCAGCGAAATCCGACGGCACGCACCATGGCACCGCCAACGTCGCCGGCGGCCTAGTCACCGCGAGCCCGGCGCCGGCCATCGAGGTGCACGACGATTTCCGGTGGCTCTACGACGTCGTGTCCGTCACCTCGTCGACGTCGCCCTCCGAAGTCGAGGCGGCCGACGACATGCTACTGTACGGGCCCATGTTCTTCGGCAAAGCGGTGGTCGAGGTCGACACGGCCGCGCTCCTTCCCGACGAGTTCGGCGGCGAGGCCatcggcgggggaggaggcgaaGAAGAAGACGCGATGTTCGCGGGGCTAGGCGAGCTGCCGGAGTGCGCCATAGTGTTCCGGCGGCATGCCCGCGACGGCCTGGCGGCAATGGCGGGAGGGGTCAAGGTCGAGCAGCCGGCGGAGGGCACTGCCATGACGTGA